A window of Kineococcus sp. NBC_00420 genomic DNA:
TCCACGATGGCGAAGGGAACGAGCGGACCGCCTCGGGGAACGACACGCGAGGTGGCGTGATCCACAGCCTCCAGGAGGAACTCGAGCAGCTCCTGCCCGGGTAGTTCCACAGCACCGACCTGTTCGACGCCTTCGTCCGACACGCCGTCCCCCAGACCCCGACCCGCGGGCGGAGATCGCCCCCTCTGATCTCGGTCGGTGCAGACAGACCTTGAGCACGTCCGGGCAGCCGCGTCGAGCTGCCGGGAGGGATCAGAACAGGACGGTGGCGAACGAACCCACCTCGCGGAACCCGACGCGGCGGTAGGCGGCGAGCGCCCTGGCGTTGTAGTCGTTGACGTACAACGACACCGAGGTGACCCCGTCGGCGAAGGCGGCTTCGCAGACGGCGGCCATGCCGGGTTCGGAGAGCCCCTCGCCGCGGCGGTGCGGGGGGACCCAGACCCCTTGCACCTGGACGACTCTCGGCGACACCGCGCCGAGTTCGGCCTTGAACACGACCTCGGGGCCGGAGCGGCCGACGTCGATGCGGACGAAGCTCCGACCCGTGGAGACGAGTTCGGCGATGCGGGCGCGGTAGGCGCCGCCGCCGTCGGGCGGGGCGGGGGCGTACCCGATCTCCTCGGTGAACATCGCGACGCAGGCGGGGACGACGAGGTCGAGTTCGCGCAGCGTCGCCCTGCGCACGGCCGGGTCGGGCTCCACCAGGGGCGCTGAGTCGCAGACCATCAGCGGCTGGTTGGCGCGGACCTCGCGGACGCCGCGCCAGTGCGGTTCGAGGCGTTGCCACAGGGCCAGGACGGGTTCCGCCGGCCCGACGAGGGAGGAACAGCGTCGGCCCTCGGCGCGGGCGTGCGCGGCGAACGCGTCGAGGGCCGCGGGGGTCGCCTCGACGGGTACGAGGTTCGCCCCGGCCCAGCAGGCGGAGACGAGCTGCCCGTCCTCGAACCAGCCCCAGACCTGCCCGCCAAGGTCGCTGCCTGGACGGGCCACCAGCCCCAGCAGGCGGGCGGAGACGAAGAGGTTCGCGACGGGATCGCGCTCGCACAGCCGCAGCAGGGCGGGAGCGTCGGCCCCCCCGAGCACGCGCAGGGTCCCGGACGCCGAGGTGCCGCGTGCGGCGGCGGAGTTGGTCAGGGACACTCCCGCATCCTGCCCGGTCGAGCCCGGATGGTCGAGACCGGGGCGCTCAGCTGACGGAGACGACCGGGGCCCCGGCGCTCGCGTCGTCCTCGGGCTCGCCCATCTCGGCGGCCAGTCGGTTGGCCTCCTCGATGAGGGTCGCGACGATGTCGTGCTCGGGGACGGTCTTGATGACCTCGCCCCGCACGAAGATCTGGCCCTTGCCGTTGCCGCTGGCCACGCCGAGGTCGGCCTCGCGGGCCTCCCCCGGGCCGTTGACGACACAGCCCATGACCGCCACGCGCAGCGGGACCGTCAGGCCTTCCAGGCCCTCGGTCACCGCGTCGGCCAGGGAGTAGACGTCGACCTGGGCCCGCCCGCAGGAGGGGCAGGAGACGATCTCGAGCTTGCGGGGGCGCAGGTTCAGCGACTGCAGGATCTGGATGCCGACCTTGACCTCCTCGACCGGCGGCGCCGAGAGGGACACGCGGATCGTGTCGCCGATGCCCCGGGACAGCAGCGCCCCGAAGGCGGTCGCGGACTTGATCGTGCCCTGGAAGGCGGGACCGGCCTCGGTCACCCCGAGGTGCAGCGGCCAGTCGCCCCGCTCGGCGAGGAGCTCGTAGGCGCGGACCATGATCACCGGGTCGTTGTGCTTGACCGAGATCTTGAAGTCGTGGAAGTCGTGCTCCTCGAAGAGCGAGGCCTCCCACACGGCGGACTCGACGAGCGCCTCGGGCGTCGCCTTGCCGTACTTCTCCAGCAGGCGCGGGTCGAGGGACCCGGCGTTGACGCCGATGCGGATCGAGACGCCCGCGTCCTTGGCGGCCTTCGCGATGTCCTTGACCTGGTCGTCGAACTTGCGGATGTTGCCCGGGTTCACGCGCACCGCGCCGCAGCCGGCGTCGATGGCCGCGAAGACGTACTTCGGCTGGAAGTGGATGTCGGCGATGACCGGGATCTGCGACTTCTTCGCGATGATCGGCAGCGCCTCGGCGTCCTCGTTGGTCGGGCAGGCGACCCGGACGATGTCGCAGCCGGACGCGGTCAGCTCGGCGATCTGCTGCAGCGTGGCGTTGATGTTCGTCGTCGGGGTGGTGGTCATCGACTGCACCGAGACGGGCGAGTCGCTGCCGACGCCCACCTTGCCCACCTGGATCTGGCGCGTCCTGCGACGGGGGGCCAGGACGGGGGGCGGGAGGGCGGGGAGACCGAGGCTGACGCTCACCCCGCCAGTATCAACCCGCACCGGCGCGACCACGACCAGGGGTCGCGGTCTTCACCCGGGGTTCACTGGTCCCGTCACTGGTTGAGCGTGACCGGGCGGACGATGTCGGCGTAGAGCAGCAGGACGCTCATCCCCACCAGGACGATCGACACCCCGTAGGCCAGCGGCATCGCCTTGGCGACGTCGACGGGGCCCGGGTCGGGTCGGCGGCGCAGCCGGAAGATCGCCTTCTTCACGACCTCCCACAGCGCCCCCGCGATGTGCCCGCCGTCGAAGGGCAGCAGCGGAATCATGTTGAAGACGAAGAGCGCGACGTTGAGGCCCGCCAGCAGCGACACGATGCGCGAGGTCCGCTCGGCGAGCTCGTCCCCGGGGATGATCGCGGGCTGGGCGTTGAGCTCCCCCGCCAGGCGACCGATGCCGACGACGCCGATCGGGCCGTTCGGGTCGCGCGGGGCGGAACCGAAGGCGGCCTGGGCGACGTCGTAGAGCCGCTGCGGCAGGCGGACGACGATGTTGGCGACGCCCTCGATCTGGGTGCCGACGACGCCGGGGACCTCGCCGAGCGGCGTCCGCACGACGGCGATGCTGGGCGAGACCCCGAGGAAGCCGACCCGCTCGGTCTCCCCCGTGGCCTTCCCGGTGGCGTCGGTCACGGCGCGTTCGGTGAGGACGGGCGTCGCCGTGATCGGGACCCGCTGCCCGTCGCGCAGCACGACGAGGTCCACGGCCCGGCCGCCGTCGGCGCGGATCTGCGCCGACAGCGCGTTCCAGTCCTGGACGGGCTTCCCGCCGAACTCGACGATCTCGTCCCCGGGCCGCAGACCGGCCGCCGCACCGGGGGCGGCGGTGTCGGAGGCGCCGCACGTGGTCGCGGTGCTGCCCGCCGGCAGGACGCACTCGGAGACCGCGGACAGCGTCGGGACGTAGCCGGGCTGGCCGATGGCGCTGGCGGCGACGGCGGTGAGGACCAGCGCCAGGACGAGGTTGACGAAGGGACCCCCGAACATGATGACGATCCGCTGCCACACGGGACGGCGGTAGAACGTCCGGTGCTCCTCGCCGGGTTCGATCTCGACGAAGCTCGCCTGCCGGGCCTCCTCGGCCATCAGCGCCCAGCGGCCCGTGGTCGAGGCACGGACGCGACCGTCCTCCCCCGGGGGGAACATCCCGATCATCCGGATGTAGCCCCCGAGCGGGATGGCCTTGACGCCGTACTCCGTCTCCCCCCGCCGGCGGGAGAACAGGGTGGGGCCGAAACCCACCATGTACTGGACGACCTTGACCCCGAACTTCTTGGCGGGCAGCAGGTGCCCCACCTCGTGCAGGGCGATCGAGAGGGCGACGCCGATCGCGGCGGCCAGGATCCCCACGACCCACAGCAGCACCGTGGTCATGCGACGAGCTCGTTGGCGCGCGCCCGGGCCCAGTCCTCGGCGGCCAGCACGTCCTCGACGTCGCGCGGGTCACCGCCCGGGTGGTGCTC
This region includes:
- a CDS encoding GNAT family N-acetyltransferase, producing MSLTNSAAARGTSASGTLRVLGGADAPALLRLCERDPVANLFVSARLLGLVARPGSDLGGQVWGWFEDGQLVSACWAGANLVPVEATPAALDAFAAHARAEGRRCSSLVGPAEPVLALWQRLEPHWRGVREVRANQPLMVCDSAPLVEPDPAVRRATLRELDLVVPACVAMFTEEIGYAPAPPDGGGAYRARIAELVSTGRSFVRIDVGRSGPEVVFKAELGAVSPRVVQVQGVWVPPHRRGEGLSEPGMAAVCEAAFADGVTSVSLYVNDYNARALAAYRRVGFREVGSFATVLF
- the ispG gene encoding flavodoxin-dependent (E)-4-hydroxy-3-methylbut-2-enyl-diphosphate synthase gives rise to the protein MSVSLGLPALPPPVLAPRRRTRQIQVGKVGVGSDSPVSVQSMTTTPTTNINATLQQIAELTASGCDIVRVACPTNEDAEALPIIAKKSQIPVIADIHFQPKYVFAAIDAGCGAVRVNPGNIRKFDDQVKDIAKAAKDAGVSIRIGVNAGSLDPRLLEKYGKATPEALVESAVWEASLFEEHDFHDFKISVKHNDPVIMVRAYELLAERGDWPLHLGVTEAGPAFQGTIKSATAFGALLSRGIGDTIRVSLSAPPVEEVKVGIQILQSLNLRPRKLEIVSCPSCGRAQVDVYSLADAVTEGLEGLTVPLRVAVMGCVVNGPGEAREADLGVASGNGKGQIFVRGEVIKTVPEHDIVATLIEEANRLAAEMGEPEDDASAGAPVVSVS
- a CDS encoding M50 family metallopeptidase, giving the protein MTTVLLWVVGILAAAIGVALSIALHEVGHLLPAKKFGVKVVQYMVGFGPTLFSRRRGETEYGVKAIPLGGYIRMIGMFPPGEDGRVRASTTGRWALMAEEARQASFVEIEPGEEHRTFYRRPVWQRIVIMFGGPFVNLVLALVLTAVAASAIGQPGYVPTLSAVSECVLPAGSTATTCGASDTAAPGAAAGLRPGDEIVEFGGKPVQDWNALSAQIRADGGRAVDLVVLRDGQRVPITATPVLTERAVTDATGKATGETERVGFLGVSPSIAVVRTPLGEVPGVVGTQIEGVANIVVRLPQRLYDVAQAAFGSAPRDPNGPIGVVGIGRLAGELNAQPAIIPGDELAERTSRIVSLLAGLNVALFVFNMIPLLPFDGGHIAGALWEVVKKAIFRLRRRPDPGPVDVAKAMPLAYGVSIVLVGMSVLLLYADIVRPVTLNQ